A window of SAR324 cluster bacterium contains these coding sequences:
- a CDS encoding DUF2791 family P-loop domain-containing protein, whose product MKSQQDIAQLKPFQARAVIEHLRKGSVPIEYVPFFTVGRTQWLTLIEDDLENYIGQGGSKVRFINGDYGDGKTHFMSVIQHLALEKKFAVSFVVLTREVPIHKFEVVYQQIVQQLRSSEEQSGLRPLVTQWLNSLEESLTDKPDAVIALTESLRNLPGMNLNFANALSGMLEHRFMAKNLEHPEENESRQEILFQWLEGQKISKKDLQPFQIFESLSKTNSKHLLRSLIAFLKYLGYQGLILLLDELETIIAQGTAVRNSAYENIRLLIDNTEQTEFMHIFFSIIPDVLSSEKGFKSYDALWSRVRSVGEGKKLNYRGVLVDLHRTPLETREFVDLGLCLRQIHEIAYRWDAQNSIQNPLIEKLCETQNKMGLLSEIRLFIKSIISYLDMAEQGNVPDAQSDVIDHITSNQREMEQEKLEQLQPKWDS is encoded by the coding sequence ATGAAATCCCAGCAGGATATTGCCCAGTTGAAACCATTCCAGGCTCGAGCCGTGATTGAGCATCTGCGTAAAGGCAGTGTTCCCATTGAATATGTTCCTTTTTTCACAGTGGGTCGCACCCAGTGGCTGACGTTGATTGAGGATGATCTGGAAAACTATATCGGCCAGGGTGGCTCCAAAGTCCGGTTCATCAACGGTGATTACGGCGATGGAAAAACCCATTTCATGTCAGTCATTCAACATCTGGCACTGGAAAAAAAGTTTGCGGTGTCATTTGTTGTTTTGACCCGTGAGGTGCCCATCCATAAATTTGAGGTGGTGTATCAGCAGATTGTCCAGCAATTGCGTAGCTCTGAAGAACAATCTGGCCTTCGCCCGTTGGTGACGCAATGGCTGAATTCTCTGGAAGAATCACTGACAGATAAGCCTGATGCAGTCATTGCCCTGACGGAATCGTTACGGAATCTACCGGGCATGAATCTGAATTTTGCCAATGCGCTGTCCGGAATGCTGGAACACCGTTTCATGGCAAAAAACCTGGAACATCCTGAAGAAAACGAGTCCCGGCAGGAAATCCTGTTTCAATGGCTGGAAGGTCAGAAAATCAGTAAAAAAGATCTTCAGCCATTTCAGATTTTTGAATCACTCAGCAAAACCAACAGCAAGCACCTGTTGCGTTCCCTGATCGCCTTTTTAAAATATCTGGGATATCAGGGACTGATTCTGTTGCTGGATGAACTGGAAACCATTATCGCCCAAGGGACTGCTGTCCGCAACTCCGCTTATGAAAACATCCGTCTGCTCATTGACAATACCGAGCAAACGGAATTCATGCACATCTTTTTTTCCATCATTCCTGATGTGCTGTCGTCAGAAAAAGGCTTCAAGTCCTATGATGCGCTCTGGAGTCGGGTGCGTTCCGTGGGTGAAGGCAAAAAACTCAATTATCGGGGTGTGCTGGTCGATCTGCACCGGACACCGCTGGAAACCCGTGAATTTGTGGATCTCGGATTGTGCCTGCGTCAGATTCATGAAATTGCCTACCGCTGGGATGCCCAAAACAGTATCCAGAATCCTCTCATAGAAAAACTGTGTGAAACCCAAAACAAAATGGGATTGCTCAGCGAAATTCGCCTCTTCATCAAATCCATCATCAGCTATCTCGACATGGCGGAACAGGGCAATGTTCCAGATGCGCAAAGCGATGTGATTGATCACATCACCAGCAACCAGCGTGAGATGGAACAGGAAAAACTCGAGCAACTTCAACCCAAATGGGATTCCTAA
- a CDS encoding DNA alkylation repair protein: MAGLSQENPLKEVFNERVVHQLANAIHKQDPSFKVDEFCAETVGSFAKSGFLERAKHIKEMLRKYLPDHFPQAVDILIKSLGPELQEPGITVWDSFIVMAECAFVADYGKGHYDVSMQALYEMTKRFSAEGDLRTFLEVDYEKTMSILHEWCADSSPHVRRLVSEGTRPRLPLAGRITRFQKNPVPVLELLEKLKDDSELYVRRSVANNINDIAKDNPDIAIETLRKWQKSGSKNVQWVVRHASRSLLKQGNTDVLEILGYSPDVSIEVSPIELNQRQFKVGDTLQMSFSIHSQEKKSRKLMIDYVVNYMKSNGKGADKVFKMRDIQIAPDATLHIEKSHRLKNTSGRKHYSGEHSISLQINGKRYPKSSFSMV; the protein is encoded by the coding sequence ATGGCAGGATTGAGTCAGGAAAATCCTTTGAAAGAGGTGTTTAATGAAAGGGTCGTTCATCAACTGGCGAATGCGATTCACAAACAGGATCCGTCTTTCAAGGTTGATGAATTTTGTGCTGAAACCGTCGGTTCTTTTGCCAAATCAGGTTTTTTGGAACGTGCAAAACACATTAAGGAAATGCTACGTAAATACCTTCCTGACCATTTTCCACAAGCTGTTGATATTCTGATAAAATCGTTAGGTCCCGAATTGCAGGAACCCGGGATCACCGTCTGGGATTCTTTTATTGTTATGGCCGAGTGCGCATTTGTCGCTGACTATGGCAAAGGGCATTACGATGTTTCCATGCAGGCGTTGTATGAAATGACGAAACGTTTTTCGGCAGAAGGCGATTTGAGAACTTTTTTAGAAGTGGACTACGAAAAAACAATGAGTATTCTGCATGAGTGGTGCGCTGATTCAAGTCCACATGTTCGTAGACTGGTGTCAGAAGGAACCCGTCCCCGTTTGCCTCTCGCTGGCAGAATAACACGATTTCAGAAAAACCCGGTCCCCGTTCTGGAACTACTGGAAAAATTAAAAGACGACTCTGAACTTTATGTGCGGCGTTCAGTCGCCAACAACATCAATGACATTGCCAAAGACAATCCGGACATTGCCATTGAAACCTTACGGAAATGGCAGAAATCCGGGAGTAAGAATGTTCAGTGGGTCGTTCGTCACGCAAGTCGCTCTCTGCTCAAACAAGGAAACACGGATGTGCTGGAAATACTGGGATATTCACCGGATGTGAGCATTGAGGTTTCACCGATCGAACTCAATCAGCGCCAATTCAAGGTTGGCGATACTCTCCAAATGTCTTTTTCCATCCATTCACAAGAAAAAAAATCGCGAAAATTGATGATTGACTATGTTGTGAATTATATGAAATCCAACGGCAAGGGGGCCGATAAAGTATTCAAGATGCGTGATATACAAATTGCACCCGACGCGACACTGCACATTGAAAAATCCCATAGGTTGAAAAACACTTCAGGTAGAAAACACTATTCCGGCGAACATTCCATCTCACTGCAAATCAATGGGAAACGATATCCAAAATCCAGCTTTTCAATGGTTTAG
- a CDS encoding DUF4351 domain-containing protein encodes MPTLAQQWIDEGKAEGKIEGKAEGKIEGKIEGLLSVTRKLLKVKFREISSEYISRLESMTIPQLESLAEKILTAKTLDELFDI; translated from the coding sequence ATGCCCACATTAGCACAGCAATGGATTGACGAAGGTAAAGCGGAAGGTAAGATTGAAGGTAAAGCGGAAGGTAAGATTGAAGGTAAGATTGAAGGTCTGCTTTCAGTGACCCGAAAATTACTGAAAGTCAAATTCCGTGAAATCTCGAGTGAATACATTTCCCGTCTGGAAAGCATGACCATTCCACAACTGGAATCCCTGGCGGAAAAAATTCTGACCGCCAAAACCCTGGACGAATTGTTTGACATTTGA